A region from the Arachis ipaensis cultivar K30076 chromosome B01, Araip1.1, whole genome shotgun sequence genome encodes:
- the LOC107632085 gene encoding uncharacterized protein LOC107632085 isoform X2, producing the protein MALVAHQPQGLYMTFSSRRSLCSKRMKLKQCLTKSHLIGRADWHCISKQNICLSVGPPCISGFKVKPLRIAGFKGTAQNDDSVTKANGLKVPKTSVRLEESGEFKSESPNGRSVPVSFAAEADESLAPSPVIHKLFKKWLTMLRTQPSNQEGEKILGESPPEVLPKTLEGAERNEKVEILKVAWSHFVSLDATIKIPLIIFAPFFLFVNVKYGAEVSKELTPLWVMGPLIVALYIMIVRWVAALYVFTFKQTIKIIKNLPSYCILAFTYAFRGKLKEDINAYIFQPMLRIKNANYKQMIRRKFEAFAEWIMEKYLDFVESIWPYYCRTIRFLKRANLI; encoded by the exons ATGGCATTGGTTGCCCATCAACCACAG GGCTTGTATATGACATTTTCATCAAGGCGTTCCTTGTGCAGCAAGAGAATGAAACTGAAGCAGTGTTTAACAAAATCTCACTTGATTGGCAGAGCAGATTGGCATTGCATATCAAAGCAGAATATTTGTTTAAG TGTAGGGCCTCCGTGCATTAGTGGCTTCAAGGTTAAACCTTTGAGGATTGCAGGCTTCAAAGGCACTGCTCAAAATGATGATTCTGTAACCAAAGCTAATGGATTGAAGGTCCCCAAAACTTCTGTTAGACTAGAAGAGAGTGGGGAATTCAAATCAGAATCTCCAAATGGCCGCAGTGTTCCAGTCTCTTTTGCCGCCGAAGCAGATGAGAGCCTTGCACCGTCACCTGTTATTCATAAACTTTTCAAAAAATGGCTGACTATGCTGCGCACACAACCATCAAATCAAGAAGGGGAGAAGATTTTGGGAGAGTCTCCTCCGGAGGTTTTACCAAAAACTCTAGAAGGGGCAGAAAGGAATGAAAAAGTTGAGATTTTGAAGGTGGCTTGGTCCCATTTTGTATCCCTGGATGCAACAATAAAGATTCCGTTAATAATATT TGCCCCTTTCTTCCTCTTTGTCAATGTAAAATATGGTGCCGAGGTTTCCAAGGAGTTGACTCCTTTATGGGTTATGGGGCCACTCATTGTAGCTCTCTACATCATGATAGTGCGATGGGTGGCCGCACTGTATGTCTTCACCTTCAAGCAGACTATCAAAATAATCAAGAATTTGCCCTCTTACTGCATTTTGGCCTTCACCTATGCTTTCCGCGGCAAGCTCAAAGAAGATATCAATGCTTACATTTTTCAGCCTATGTTGAGGATTAAAAATGCTAATTATAAACAGATGATAAGAAGAAAGTTTGAAGCATTTGCAGAATGGATAATGGAGAAGTATCTTGATTTTGTTGAATCAATATGGCCGTATTACTGTAGGACAATCAGATTTTTGAAGAGGGCTAATCTCATTTAG
- the LOC107632085 gene encoding uncharacterized protein LOC107632085 isoform X1: protein MALVAHQPQGLYMTFSSRRSLCSKRMKLKQCLTKSHLIGRADWHCISKQNICLRWKNCVAGIERPPCISGFKVKPLRIAGFKGTAQNDDSVTKANGLKVPKTSVRLEESGEFKSESPNGRSVPVSFAAEADESLAPSPVIHKLFKKWLTMLRTQPSNQEGEKILGESPPEVLPKTLEGAERNEKVEILKVAWSHFVSLDATIKIPLIIFAPFFLFVNVKYGAEVSKELTPLWVMGPLIVALYIMIVRWVAALYVFTFKQTIKIIKNLPSYCILAFTYAFRGKLKEDINAYIFQPMLRIKNANYKQMIRRKFEAFAEWIMEKYLDFVESIWPYYCRTIRFLKRANLI, encoded by the exons ATGGCATTGGTTGCCCATCAACCACAG GGCTTGTATATGACATTTTCATCAAGGCGTTCCTTGTGCAGCAAGAGAATGAAACTGAAGCAGTGTTTAACAAAATCTCACTTGATTGGCAGAGCAGATTGGCATTGCATATCAAAGCAGAATATTTGTTTAAGGTGGAAAAATTGTGTTGCTGGTATAGAAA GGCCTCCGTGCATTAGTGGCTTCAAGGTTAAACCTTTGAGGATTGCAGGCTTCAAAGGCACTGCTCAAAATGATGATTCTGTAACCAAAGCTAATGGATTGAAGGTCCCCAAAACTTCTGTTAGACTAGAAGAGAGTGGGGAATTCAAATCAGAATCTCCAAATGGCCGCAGTGTTCCAGTCTCTTTTGCCGCCGAAGCAGATGAGAGCCTTGCACCGTCACCTGTTATTCATAAACTTTTCAAAAAATGGCTGACTATGCTGCGCACACAACCATCAAATCAAGAAGGGGAGAAGATTTTGGGAGAGTCTCCTCCGGAGGTTTTACCAAAAACTCTAGAAGGGGCAGAAAGGAATGAAAAAGTTGAGATTTTGAAGGTGGCTTGGTCCCATTTTGTATCCCTGGATGCAACAATAAAGATTCCGTTAATAATATT TGCCCCTTTCTTCCTCTTTGTCAATGTAAAATATGGTGCCGAGGTTTCCAAGGAGTTGACTCCTTTATGGGTTATGGGGCCACTCATTGTAGCTCTCTACATCATGATAGTGCGATGGGTGGCCGCACTGTATGTCTTCACCTTCAAGCAGACTATCAAAATAATCAAGAATTTGCCCTCTTACTGCATTTTGGCCTTCACCTATGCTTTCCGCGGCAAGCTCAAAGAAGATATCAATGCTTACATTTTTCAGCCTATGTTGAGGATTAAAAATGCTAATTATAAACAGATGATAAGAAGAAAGTTTGAAGCATTTGCAGAATGGATAATGGAGAAGTATCTTGATTTTGTTGAATCAATATGGCCGTATTACTGTAGGACAATCAGATTTTTGAAGAGGGCTAATCTCATTTAG
- the LOC107632085 gene encoding uncharacterized protein LOC107632085 isoform X3: protein MTFSSRRSLCSKRMKLKQCLTKSHLIGRADWHCISKQNICLRWKNCVAGIERPPCISGFKVKPLRIAGFKGTAQNDDSVTKANGLKVPKTSVRLEESGEFKSESPNGRSVPVSFAAEADESLAPSPVIHKLFKKWLTMLRTQPSNQEGEKILGESPPEVLPKTLEGAERNEKVEILKVAWSHFVSLDATIKIPLIIFAPFFLFVNVKYGAEVSKELTPLWVMGPLIVALYIMIVRWVAALYVFTFKQTIKIIKNLPSYCILAFTYAFRGKLKEDINAYIFQPMLRIKNANYKQMIRRKFEAFAEWIMEKYLDFVESIWPYYCRTIRFLKRANLI, encoded by the exons ATGACATTTTCATCAAGGCGTTCCTTGTGCAGCAAGAGAATGAAACTGAAGCAGTGTTTAACAAAATCTCACTTGATTGGCAGAGCAGATTGGCATTGCATATCAAAGCAGAATATTTGTTTAAGGTGGAAAAATTGTGTTGCTGGTATAGAAA GGCCTCCGTGCATTAGTGGCTTCAAGGTTAAACCTTTGAGGATTGCAGGCTTCAAAGGCACTGCTCAAAATGATGATTCTGTAACCAAAGCTAATGGATTGAAGGTCCCCAAAACTTCTGTTAGACTAGAAGAGAGTGGGGAATTCAAATCAGAATCTCCAAATGGCCGCAGTGTTCCAGTCTCTTTTGCCGCCGAAGCAGATGAGAGCCTTGCACCGTCACCTGTTATTCATAAACTTTTCAAAAAATGGCTGACTATGCTGCGCACACAACCATCAAATCAAGAAGGGGAGAAGATTTTGGGAGAGTCTCCTCCGGAGGTTTTACCAAAAACTCTAGAAGGGGCAGAAAGGAATGAAAAAGTTGAGATTTTGAAGGTGGCTTGGTCCCATTTTGTATCCCTGGATGCAACAATAAAGATTCCGTTAATAATATT TGCCCCTTTCTTCCTCTTTGTCAATGTAAAATATGGTGCCGAGGTTTCCAAGGAGTTGACTCCTTTATGGGTTATGGGGCCACTCATTGTAGCTCTCTACATCATGATAGTGCGATGGGTGGCCGCACTGTATGTCTTCACCTTCAAGCAGACTATCAAAATAATCAAGAATTTGCCCTCTTACTGCATTTTGGCCTTCACCTATGCTTTCCGCGGCAAGCTCAAAGAAGATATCAATGCTTACATTTTTCAGCCTATGTTGAGGATTAAAAATGCTAATTATAAACAGATGATAAGAAGAAAGTTTGAAGCATTTGCAGAATGGATAATGGAGAAGTATCTTGATTTTGTTGAATCAATATGGCCGTATTACTGTAGGACAATCAGATTTTTGAAGAGGGCTAATCTCATTTAG